From the Alteromonas sp. CI.11.F.A3 genome, the window AACTCTCCCTTTGCTGCTAAGGCTTTCACTTGAATCGATAAGAAGTTCAACTGGCTGCGCAAATCACCACGCCGTCTCGCTTCAATAGTGCCATTTTTTGCATATGCCAATGCATCGTCAAATTGTTGCAACGACATCATTGCATTGGCCAGTGCAAGGCGAGATTGCTGGAGTAATTTTTGCTGACCGGTAGATTTAGCTACCGCAAGTGACTCTTCAAGTAGCATTAAGCCTTGTTCTGTGTCGCCGGTTTTTACCAGCGCTTCGCCTAACCACGCTTGGGTGGTGGAGATTTCACTCGTTTCTCCATTCTCTTTCAACAGGGTTAGTGCGTACTTAAGCGCTTCTGACGCTTCTTCAATATCGCCCTTAAGTAACAGTAAAGCGCCAATCTTACCCAGTATTTGTGCTGTAAGCGGCTTATCATCGCTGGTTTTCGCTATCTGTAGTGCATCTTGATAATAGGTGTTCGCCTCAGAAAATTGATTTAATGTGGCGTAGATGTCACCAATAGTTGCTAGACCTTGGCCGGTACTTTTATCGTCATGTTGTACTCGGAACAAGCTCAATGCTTTTTTTAATGTGTAGAGTGCCGCTTGTACTTGGCCTTGTTCTTTTTGGACAAGACCAATTTCCATTTGAATGGTCGCATTTAACGGGAGGACCCCTTGGGTTTGCGCAATAGATTGTGCACGTCGCAGGTAGCCAATAGATTGCTCATAGTTCCCTAAAAAGCGTTGTGCGGTACCAAGATGGTGTAAGGTTTTTGCCATATCAATAAGTTGTCCGTGGCGGGTGAAGCCATCTAACGCAACGTACAGCGCATCGTTTGCAACGTTGAAACGAGATGCACTTTGTAATAGTACACCTACCTCAAAGAATGTATTGGCCGACAATGTGCTAACCGACAATACGCCGCTTTGATGAGCTTGTTCAATAGCAAGTAGGGTTTGACGCTCGGCCTCTTCGAAAGCGCCGCTTTGAACGAATTCTTGAACAGTTTGAGTAAGGGCATTAGAAACTGCTTTTGTAGGCGAAGAAAAACCCACTAGAGCAAAAAGTAGCGAAACGGTGACAATGCTGGTGGCAAAACGCCGAGCCGACTGTCTGGGCATTATAGAAGTTTCCTTACGACTACGCATTTATTGGCCTTCCCTTTAAAAAAGAAGAAGGACGGAAGTTTATGAGTAAAGCTGAAGTGTTAATATCGTTATCAGCAGTCAATTTCTATCACTACTATTATGGCGAACAACCCGAAGAAATAACGTATCAGCCATTAGACTAAAGTATAAAATTGACGCAGAGAGTACCTGTTCCCATCAGAACTTACACATTACATAAAACAGTTATGCTTATTTTTGAGTTCGGTTTGCCGGAAGCGTAAGGCGGAATCGTTCCCTGACCAGTTAAAACTATT encodes:
- a CDS encoding diguanylate cyclase, translated to MPRQSARRFATSIVTVSLLFALVGFSSPTKAVSNALTQTVQEFVQSGAFEEAERQTLLAIEQAHQSGVLSVSTLSANTFFEVGVLLQSASRFNVANDALYVALDGFTRHGQLIDMAKTLHHLGTAQRFLGNYEQSIGYLRRAQSIAQTQGVLPLNATIQMEIGLVQKEQGQVQAALYTLKKALSLFRVQHDDKSTGQGLATIGDIYATLNQFSEANTYYQDALQIAKTSDDKPLTAQILGKIGALLLLKGDIEEASEALKYALTLLKENGETSEISTTQAWLGEALVKTGDTEQGLMLLEESLAVAKSTGQQKLLQQSRLALANAMMSLQQFDDALAYAKNGTIEARRRGDLRSQLNFLSIQVKALAAKGEFKRALDIQSVLQNIREEVLSSGSEVAIAQLQAEIEIERQAQSIQVLQKTKQLALAEAEQLNLRTTLFWSTLIAGLLTLFLIWSRYTQRQQTIRLRREVKQRTKELEQKNSELQTAYKTLEQVSLHDSLTGLYNRHYLESQLPGELKRSSHANKHQQGHSERNQDLLCFLIDIDHFKRINDEHGHLAGDKVLSQFADVLREVFRQTDLLIRWGGEEFLVICRHSMRDDLPQLAERCRAAVSDKVFHIDDTRSLRVTCSIGFSILPPVEHVSFEESWKSTFSVVDYCLYATKMSGRNGWIGVIDTNKALIGDVQQTPLDKKFHFKQSYISTSFNTLSSINWPDE